The Streptomyces sp. P9-A4 genome contains a region encoding:
- a CDS encoding lytic polysaccharide monooxygenase auxiliary activity family 9 protein: MTSRRTAAAVATVALALSGFAAAPAFAHGSMTDPVSRVSACYAEGPEAPKSAACKAAVAASGAQAFYDWNAVNIANAAGQHRQLIPDGKLCSAGNDKYRGLDLARADWPASPMASGAHTFRYKGTAPHRGSFALYVTKDGYDPSKPLKWSDLEAKPFATVTDPGMQSGDYVFRGTVPKKSGRHLIYSIWQRSDSPEAFYTCSDVVFGKDSGGTAPAPTASAPSDQQIEDGQDESSVEHGGHGDGDASTGAGETAAAPDAGAPESPGSAPESSGAPASQSPNAPAPAAGSGSGVELAETGGDATTPYLAVGGAAVLAVGAAVLFGTTRRRRTQG; the protein is encoded by the coding sequence ATGACCTCACGCCGTACGGCCGCAGCCGTCGCCACCGTCGCTCTGGCCCTCTCCGGGTTCGCCGCCGCCCCCGCTTTCGCTCACGGGTCGATGACCGATCCCGTGAGCCGGGTCTCGGCCTGTTACGCGGAGGGGCCCGAGGCGCCGAAGTCGGCGGCCTGCAAGGCGGCGGTGGCGGCCAGTGGGGCCCAGGCGTTCTACGACTGGAACGCGGTGAACATCGCCAACGCGGCCGGTCAGCACCGGCAGTTGATCCCGGACGGCAAGCTGTGCAGCGCCGGCAACGACAAGTACCGGGGGCTCGACCTGGCGCGGGCCGACTGGCCGGCGAGCCCGATGGCCTCCGGGGCGCACACCTTCCGCTACAAGGGGACGGCCCCGCATCGGGGTTCGTTCGCGCTGTATGTGACGAAGGACGGGTACGACCCGTCGAAGCCGCTGAAGTGGTCGGACCTGGAGGCGAAGCCGTTCGCGACGGTGACCGACCCGGGGATGCAGAGCGGTGACTACGTCTTCCGGGGGACGGTGCCGAAGAAGTCCGGCCGCCACCTGATCTACTCGATCTGGCAGCGCTCCGACTCCCCCGAGGCCTTCTACACCTGCTCGGACGTGGTGTTCGGGAAGGACAGCGGGGGTACGGCCCCGGCGCCGACCGCGTCCGCGCCGAGCGACCAGCAGATCGAGGACGGTCAGGACGAGTCCTCGGTCGAGCACGGCGGGCACGGGGACGGCGACGCCTCCACGGGTGCCGGGGAGACGGCCGCCGCCCCCGACGCGGGTGCGCCCGAGTCGCCCGGGTCCGCCCCGGAGTCCTCCGGGGCGCCCGCGTCGCAGTCGCCCAACGCGCCGGCTCCCGCGGCCGGTTCGGGTTCCGGTGTGGAGCTGGCCGAGACCGGTGGCGACGCCACCACCCCGTATCTCGCGGTCGGTGGCGCCGCCGTGCTGGCGGTCGGCGCGGCCGTGCTCTTCGGGACCACCCGCCGCCGCCGTACGCAGGGCTAG
- a CDS encoding esterase/lipase family protein: MLPRTPWKHAVRALSVLLLTAAATLAPTTAATAQADTAGRGWNDFSCKPSAAHPRPVVLVHGTFGNSVDNWLALAPYLVNRGYCVFSLDYGQLPGVPLFNGLGPIAASAGQLDTYVDRVLAATGAPEADLVGHSQGGMMPRWYLKFLGGAEKVNTLVGIAPDNHGTTLLGLTELLPYFPGAEDVISSTTPGLADQIAGSAFITKLNEGGDTVPGVRYHVIASQYDEVVTPYRSQFLTGPNVTNVLIQDKCALDLSEHVAIGTVDRVTFHEVANALDPAHATPTTCLSVVG, from the coding sequence ATGCTGCCCCGGACCCCCTGGAAGCACGCCGTCAGAGCGCTGTCCGTCCTGCTGCTGACCGCCGCCGCCACCCTCGCCCCGACCACCGCCGCCACGGCCCAGGCCGACACCGCCGGCCGCGGCTGGAACGACTTCTCCTGCAAGCCGTCCGCCGCGCACCCGCGCCCCGTCGTCCTCGTCCACGGCACCTTCGGGAACTCCGTCGACAACTGGCTGGCCCTCGCGCCGTACCTGGTCAACCGGGGCTACTGCGTCTTCTCGCTCGACTACGGTCAGCTGCCTGGCGTTCCCCTCTTCAACGGGCTCGGCCCGATCGCCGCGTCCGCCGGACAGCTCGACACCTACGTCGACCGGGTCCTCGCCGCCACCGGCGCCCCCGAGGCCGACCTCGTCGGACACTCCCAGGGCGGCATGATGCCGCGCTGGTACCTCAAGTTCCTCGGCGGGGCCGAGAAGGTGAACACGCTCGTCGGGATCGCCCCCGACAACCACGGCACCACCCTGCTCGGCCTCACCGAACTGCTCCCGTACTTCCCCGGGGCCGAGGACGTCATCAGCTCCACCACCCCGGGGCTCGCCGACCAGATCGCCGGCTCGGCCTTCATCACGAAGCTCAACGAGGGCGGCGACACCGTGCCGGGGGTCCGCTACCACGTCATCGCGAGCCAGTACGACGAGGTGGTCACCCCCTACCGCTCCCAGTTCCTGACCGGCCCGAACGTCACCAACGTCCTCATCCAGGACAAGTGCGCGCTCGACCTCTCCGAGCACGTGGCGATCGGCACCGTGGACCGGGTCACCTTCCACGAGGTGGCCAACGCCCTCGACCCGGCCCACGCGACCCCGACCACCTGTCTGTCGGTGGTCGGCTGA
- a CDS encoding DNA polymerase Y family protein — protein MILCVRFRLGPTAPLAPPGGEEALFSPLVDLLGEFTPVVEAAPPREALADVRGALRYFGRGPAELASVIRVRALALYGVDCVIGAGPNPMLARMAADEARPGVTLVVEDPAAFLRDRPVVALDGVGRATARTLCGYGLDSVGRVADAPLAVLQRLVGAKAGRELWERARGVDRTPVVPHAASRSVAVERAFPRDETDRTEQRRALLSLAGELGTRLRTEGQVCRALAVTVRYADRTTTTRSRTLPEPTAHSAALTALAYAVHDSFGLQRARVRGVALRAEGLTGAEGAAHQLSLDPADEKARRIEAVADRARAKFGPRAVLPGSLAAARGSSEGCPAAVRRPHRRPSGLSTAAPPGRCDDTSVFTDA, from the coding sequence ATGATTCTCTGCGTACGGTTCCGCCTCGGGCCCACGGCTCCCCTCGCTCCCCCCGGAGGGGAAGAGGCCCTCTTCTCCCCGCTCGTCGACCTGCTCGGCGAGTTCACCCCCGTCGTCGAGGCCGCCCCGCCCCGCGAGGCACTCGCCGACGTGCGCGGTGCGCTGCGCTACTTCGGCCGGGGCCCGGCCGAGCTGGCCTCCGTGATCAGGGTCAGGGCGCTCGCCCTGTACGGCGTCGACTGCGTGATCGGCGCCGGGCCCAACCCGATGCTGGCCCGGATGGCGGCCGACGAGGCCAGGCCCGGAGTCACCCTGGTCGTCGAGGACCCCGCCGCCTTCCTGCGCGACCGGCCGGTCGTCGCGCTCGACGGCGTCGGCCGCGCCACCGCCCGTACCCTCTGCGGCTACGGACTCGACTCCGTCGGCCGCGTCGCGGACGCCCCGCTCGCCGTGCTCCAGCGGCTCGTCGGCGCGAAGGCCGGCCGTGAGTTGTGGGAGCGGGCCCGGGGCGTCGACCGCACCCCCGTCGTCCCCCACGCGGCCTCCCGGTCCGTCGCTGTCGAACGTGCCTTCCCGCGCGACGAGACCGACCGGACGGAACAGCGCCGGGCCCTCCTCTCGCTCGCCGGGGAACTGGGCACCCGGCTCCGTACGGAGGGCCAGGTGTGCCGCGCGCTCGCCGTCACCGTGCGGTACGCGGACCGGACCACGACCACCCGGAGCCGCACCCTGCCCGAACCCACCGCCCACTCGGCGGCGCTCACCGCCCTCGCGTACGCCGTCCACGACTCCTTCGGCCTCCAGCGGGCCCGGGTGCGGGGCGTCGCCCTGCGCGCGGAAGGCCTGACGGGCGCGGAGGGCGCGGCGCACCAGCTGTCCCTGGACCCGGCGGACGAGAAGGCGCGGCGGATCGAGGCGGTCGCGGACCGGGCGCGGGCGAAATTCGGCCCCAGGGCCGTCCTGCCGGGCTCGCTGGCAGCTGCCCGAGGGTCGTCCGAGGGCTGCCCGGCGGCCGTCCGACGGCCGCACCGGCGCCCTTCCGGGCTGTCGACGGCCGCTCCACCAGGGCGTTGTGACGACACATCAGTTTTTACCGACGCGTAA
- a CDS encoding helix-turn-helix domain-containing protein: MTDATDLAARAGDRDPRVGLRAVSALRRLLEQLEAVQVRAARNQGWSWQEIATELGVSRQAVHKKYGRQ, encoded by the coding sequence ATGACCGATGCGACCGATCTCGCCGCACGGGCCGGCGACCGCGACCCCCGGGTCGGGCTACGGGCCGTCTCCGCCCTGCGGCGTCTGCTGGAACAACTGGAAGCCGTCCAGGTGCGCGCCGCGCGCAACCAGGGCTGGTCGTGGCAGGAGATCGCGACCGAGCTGGGAGTCAGCCGACAGGCCGTCCACAAGAAGTACGGGAGGCAGTGA
- a CDS encoding Clp protease N-terminal domain-containing protein: MFERFTKAARAVVKGAVEHAERGGAAAVTQEHLLLSLLDREDTRAADALWTLCPPDRRASLVADLADARRRAGLSRADTEALADLGIDVGAIVARVEETHGAGALAGDRKDSGRRSGRRPFSREAKTVLEKSLRVALARADREIGDEHILLALTSTGGVVAEVLADHGVTYASVDTAVLPSGHRA, encoded by the coding sequence ATGTTCGAACGGTTCACGAAGGCCGCGCGCGCCGTGGTGAAGGGGGCGGTCGAGCACGCGGAGCGGGGCGGGGCGGCGGCCGTCACCCAGGAGCACCTGCTGCTGTCCCTGCTCGACCGGGAGGACACCCGGGCGGCGGACGCCCTGTGGACGCTGTGCCCGCCGGACCGCCGCGCGTCCCTGGTCGCCGACCTGGCCGACGCCCGGCGCCGGGCGGGACTGTCCCGGGCGGACACGGAGGCCCTGGCGGACCTCGGCATCGACGTCGGCGCGATCGTGGCGCGGGTGGAGGAGACCCACGGCGCGGGCGCGCTGGCCGGCGACCGGAAGGACTCCGGACGGCGGTCGGGCCGCCGCCCCTTCTCGCGGGAGGCCAAGACCGTCCTGGAGAAGTCCCTCCGGGTGGCGCTGGCCCGCGCGGACCGGGAGATCGGCGACGAGCACATCCTCCTGGCGCTCACCAGCACCGGCGGGGTCGTCGCGGAGGTCCTGGCCGACCA